From a region of the Helicobacter hepaticus ATCC 51449 genome:
- a CDS encoding exodeoxyribonuclease III — translation MKLISWNVNGLRACMNKGFMDFFNEVNADIFCIQESKMCKEQAQFHFENYKEYWNSAEKKGYSGVVILSKTQPINVAYDMGITYHDKEGRIITAEYPHFYLVNVYTPNSKRELERLDYRMKWEDDFRAFVKNLENHKSVIICGDLNVAHQEIDLKNPKTNRRNAGFTDEERNKMSALLDAGFIDTFRYFYPTLTGAYSWWSYMGKARENNTGWRIDYFLCSQSLTPSLKDANIYPHIFGSDHCPVGLELKQL, via the coding sequence TTGAAACTTATCTCGTGGAATGTTAATGGGTTGCGCGCCTGTATGAATAAAGGCTTTATGGATTTTTTTAATGAAGTCAATGCTGATATTTTTTGTATTCAAGAATCTAAAATGTGCAAAGAACAAGCTCAATTTCACTTTGAAAATTATAAAGAATATTGGAATAGTGCAGAAAAAAAGGGGTATTCTGGCGTGGTAATCTTAAGTAAAACTCAACCTATCAATGTCGCCTACGATATGGGAATAACATATCACGATAAAGAAGGACGCATTATTACAGCAGAATATCCACATTTTTATCTTGTCAATGTCTATACACCCAATTCTAAACGTGAGCTAGAACGGCTAGATTATCGTATGAAATGGGAAGATGACTTCAGGGCATTTGTTAAAAACCTTGAAAATCATAAATCCGTTATTATTTGTGGTGACCTCAATGTAGCTCACCAAGAAATTGACTTAAAAAACCCAAAAACAAACCGCCGCAACGCAGGATTCACAGATGAAGAGCGAAATAAAATGAGTGCGCTTTTAGACGCTGGATTTATTGATACTTTCCGTTACTTTTATCCCACACTCACAGGGGCTTATAGTTGGTGGAGTTATATGGGCAAAGCACGCGAAAACAATACAGGGTGGCGAATTGATTATTTTCTTTGCTCACAATCTCTCACTCCTTCTCTTAAAGACGCAAATATTTATCCGCATATTTTTGGTAGCGACCATTGCCCTGTAGGCTTAGAACTTAAACAATTATAA
- a CDS encoding MBL fold metallo-hydrolase, translating to MLSNVNKILTLLKNCTLCAYCKDSIKNLAKGCNPTFTEMQNFTKAPNFEWEKTRKNTNAKKGYFTNLNPQMPHIKRASWWEVARFYLFKPKNAKPKRPLPFIKTNFKTLYTKNPAVVWFGHSSLLINYEHFKVLIDPVFSDYASPKAWINRAFKSDVSWSDDDFDNIDVLVITHDHYDHLDYPTITALKDKVKLFVVPLGIGSHLRFWGVESDKITELYWWQSLSLAPAIKITSTPSQHSSGRGMQWDRTLWTSYVMEIKDKRIFLSGDGGYYTHFKEIGDKFGCIDLAILENGQYNLAWQYSHSFTPQVLQTALDLKAKMIMPIHYGRFVAGSHAWNEPLKNLIALCDAHSLPINAPKIGEVYELNTPPKREIWWNF from the coding sequence TTGTTGTCAAATGTAAATAAAATTTTGACTCTATTAAAGAACTGCACACTTTGCGCATATTGTAAAGATTCTATAAAAAATCTTGCAAAAGGCTGCAATCCCACATTTACAGAAATGCAAAATTTTACAAAAGCTCCCAATTTTGAATGGGAGAAAACTCGTAAAAATACAAATGCAAAAAAAGGCTATTTTACAAATCTTAATCCCCAAATGCCACATATCAAACGCGCGTCTTGGTGGGAAGTTGCAAGATTCTATCTTTTTAAACCCAAAAATGCTAAGCCCAAACGCCCTTTGCCTTTTATTAAAACCAATTTCAAAACACTCTATACAAAAAATCCTGCCGTTGTATGGTTTGGACATTCCTCACTCCTTATAAATTATGAGCATTTTAAAGTTCTTATTGACCCTGTTTTTAGTGATTATGCTTCGCCAAAAGCTTGGATTAATCGTGCTTTTAAATCTGATGTCTCTTGGAGTGATGATGATTTTGATAACATTGATGTGCTTGTGATTACCCACGACCATTATGACCATTTAGATTATCCTACAATAACAGCTCTCAAGGATAAAGTCAAACTTTTTGTTGTTCCGTTGGGTATCGGCTCTCATTTGCGCTTTTGGGGTGTAGAATCTGATAAAATTACAGAACTCTATTGGTGGCAAAGTTTAAGCCTTGCTCCTGCTATTAAAATCACTTCTACTCCTTCACAACATAGCTCTGGCAGAGGAATGCAATGGGATAGGACACTTTGGACTTCTTATGTTATGGAAATTAAAGACAAAAGAATTTTTCTAAGTGGCGATGGAGGGTATTATACACACTTTAAAGAGATTGGAGATAAGTTTGGTTGTATTGATTTAGCGATTTTAGAAAATGGACAATACAATCTTGCGTGGCAATATTCACATTCTTTTACACCTCAAGTTCTTCAAACTGCCCTTGATTTAAAAGCTAAAATGATTATGCCTATCCATTATGGACGATTTGTTGCAGGAAGTCACGCGTGGAATGAACCGCTCAAAAATCTTATTGCGCTCTGTGATGCACATTCCTTACCTATAAATGCACCAAAAATAGGTGAAGTTTATGAGCTAAATACTCCGCCTAAAAGGGAAATATGGTGGAACTTTTAG
- the murG gene encoding undecaprenyldiphospho-muramoylpentapeptide beta-N-acetylglucosaminyltransferase → MMFAITGGGTGGHLAIAKALAQEAQKNNQQSIYIGSQIGQDKTWFEGSSLFTHCYFLDSTGVVNKKGLGKIKAIFKQLKAAWEARNILKKHKIEYVISVGGFSAGGASIGAILSNTPLFIHEQNAIKGKLNEILTPFAKAIFGSFEGKSKNFIHTSYPVRDEFFTHSRVREKLHHLLFLGGSQGAKGINDFALQIVPELLKRGITIAHQCGERDFERIKKAYEHIGILDKVDVFAFDKEIVLRLQKADLCIARSGASSLWEMSANGLIGIFVPYPYAAKDHQYYNALHFTKQGLGLLLRESQLDMLRVFTFIESLQKQEDSLSEKSHLLMSKIQPNGAKEILEHITSLMSH, encoded by the coding sequence ATAATGTTTGCAATTACAGGAGGAGGAACAGGTGGACACTTAGCTATTGCCAAAGCACTTGCACAAGAAGCCCAAAAAAACAATCAACAATCAATTTATATTGGCTCACAGATAGGACAAGATAAAACGTGGTTTGAAGGAAGCTCACTTTTTACGCATTGTTATTTCTTAGATTCAACAGGAGTGGTGAATAAAAAGGGTTTGGGTAAAATCAAAGCTATTTTTAAACAACTTAAAGCAGCGTGGGAAGCGCGAAATATCCTTAAAAAACACAAGATTGAATATGTTATTAGTGTCGGAGGCTTTAGTGCAGGAGGAGCGAGCATAGGTGCAATTTTAAGTAATACACCCCTTTTTATCCACGAACAAAATGCCATTAAAGGCAAACTCAATGAGATTCTCACTCCCTTCGCAAAAGCTATATTTGGTAGCTTTGAGGGCAAAAGCAAAAACTTTATTCACACTTCATATCCTGTGCGTGATGAATTTTTTACCCATTCACGAGTGCGTGAAAAGCTACACCACCTCCTCTTTTTGGGTGGATCTCAAGGTGCAAAAGGAATCAATGACTTTGCTTTACAAATTGTGCCAGAATTATTAAAAAGAGGGATTACTATCGCTCATCAATGTGGAGAAAGAGACTTTGAACGTATCAAAAAAGCTTATGAGCATATTGGCATATTGGATAAGGTTGATGTTTTTGCCTTTGATAAAGAAATTGTATTGCGTTTGCAAAAGGCAGATTTGTGCATTGCGCGTTCAGGTGCTTCAAGTCTATGGGAAATGAGTGCAAATGGACTTATTGGGATATTTGTCCCCTACCCATATGCAGCAAAAGATCATCAATACTATAATGCTTTGCATTTTACCAAACAAGGATTGGGATTACTTCTTAGAGAATCGCAACTTGATATGCTACGAGTTTTTACATTTATAGAATCTTTACAAAAACAAGAAGACTCATTAAGTGAAAAATCTCATTTGCTAATGAGCAAAATACAACCTAATGGAGCAAAAGAGATTTTAGAGCATATTACATCTTTGATGTCTCATTAA
- the rplS gene encoding 50S ribosomal protein L19, which translates to MRNRYIQSFQEAQIGKKQVPQFKAGDTLRLGIKIQEGDKTRIQHFEGVCISIRGNGVDRTFTTRKMGANNIGVEKTFPLYSESLDSIEVLRIGRVRRAKLYYLRSRRGKAARIKELRK; encoded by the coding sequence ATGAGGAATAGATATATTCAGAGTTTCCAAGAAGCACAAATTGGTAAGAAACAAGTGCCGCAATTTAAGGCAGGGGATACGCTCCGATTAGGGATTAAAATCCAAGAGGGTGATAAAACGAGAATCCAGCACTTTGAAGGCGTGTGCATTTCTATTCGTGGCAATGGTGTTGATAGGACATTTACCACAAGAAAAATGGGCGCAAATAATATAGGTGTAGAAAAGACTTTTCCGCTGTATAGTGAAAGTTTAGATAGCATAGAGGTATTACGCATAGGAAGGGTTCGCCGAGCGAAACTTTACTATCTACGTTCAAGAAGAGGCAAAGCTGCTCGTATTAAAGAGCTTCGTAAGTAA
- a CDS encoding rhodanese-like domain-containing protein: MKKILLLVLCFYLSGCGDSSQKQTYYTQLIDEVMAIKEHKTQDTQTHISEDAQALVSRAHTSGYELITPKELSLHLDEYIIIATLPRGIYNLGLIPEARHFEFALSPSLNEDGSDWNWTADALGRTQEDFIKLLGENKEAKILFYDSGENIFSPVGSAHVGLLWAKHLGYTHLYRLIGGQNAWKDMHLPLSTQVPHCCQM, translated from the coding sequence ATGAAAAAAATACTCTTGCTCGTGCTGTGCTTTTATCTTAGTGGCTGTGGAGATTCTTCACAAAAACAAACATATTATACGCAACTCATAGATGAAGTTATGGCTATCAAAGAACATAAAACACAAGATACGCAAACTCATATATCTGAAGATGCGCAAGCACTTGTTTCTCGTGCCCACACTTCGGGATATGAGCTTATTACGCCAAAGGAACTTTCTTTACATCTTGATGAATATATCATCATCGCTACATTGCCGCGAGGTATTTATAATCTTGGGCTTATCCCTGAAGCACGACACTTTGAATTTGCCCTAAGCCCATCGCTTAATGAAGATGGAAGTGATTGGAACTGGACAGCTGATGCACTTGGGAGGACGCAAGAAGATTTCATCAAGCTTTTAGGCGAAAATAAAGAAGCAAAAATTCTTTTTTATGATAGTGGCGAAAATATCTTCTCTCCTGTGGGAAGTGCTCACGTAGGATTATTATGGGCAAAGCATTTAGGTTATACACATCTTTACCGCCTCATAGGCGGACAAAATGCGTGGAAAGATATGCACTTGCCTCTTAGCACACAGGTTCCACATTGTTGTCAAATGTAA
- a CDS encoding valine--tRNA ligase, whose protein sequence is MESKAQEKQEQKKGYNPQDIESRFYAICEKRGYFEIEGNKSLWQGCAPKCFSIMMPPPNVTGVLHIGHALTFTLQDIITRFKRMEGFKTLYQPGLDHAGIATQNVVLKQLLAQGITKESLGREAFIAKVWEWKEQSGGEILNQMRHLGITPAWSRLRFTMDKGLQKAVKKAFVQWYNQGLIVQDNYMVNWCVNDGALSDIEVEYEQNHGKLYYLRYPIKDSAQSLIVATTRPETFFGDTGVMVNPNDERYKHLIGKSVILPLLGREIPIIADSHVDMSFGSGCVKVTPAHDMNDYEVGKRHNLPFITIFDEKGIFNKNAGIFQGQERLESRPLIVQKLQENGFVEKIEDYTNQVGKCYRCGNIVEPYISKQWFVKKETAHNAIQRVNNGELHFYPAQWLNNYNAWMRELKDWCISRQLWWGHRIPVWYCECGNKVASESDNPICPQCQSTITKQDEDVLDTWFSSGLWAFSTLGWGNEDTNTQPPLYHANDLAEFYPNSLLITGFDILFFWVARMILSGESLLDSLPFKDVYLHALVRDENGQKMSKSKGNIIDPMEIISSYGADTLRFTLAILCAQGRDVKLSTQSLEISKNFTNKLYNATNFLNMYLEQLGGKEALKKGFGDINHIHINTPLGQYMLVRFYTATNEVRAALENYRFNDGASILYRFLWGEFCDWGIELAKASKDSIYELGAIFKAALILLHPYMPFITDALWHTLNASDIQTSDSIMIHSYPKAMEKNEQHSQLERTFEVIQDVITSIRRLKAMLELGSTNIECIFVKLNAPFEHSLLEQFVCKLAKVKTLCITQQKPKDCVGDVSKYCECYIQLGEIDLQAIGTRLHNQRQKLEKEITKLQAMLGNENFIKNAPKAVMEQNQSALHNAQEKLDKINAELIALGLQS, encoded by the coding sequence ATGGAATCCAAAGCACAAGAAAAGCAAGAGCAAAAAAAAGGCTATAATCCACAAGATATAGAATCTAGATTCTATGCTATATGTGAGAAACGAGGCTATTTTGAAATTGAGGGGAATAAATCTCTCTGGCAAGGTTGTGCGCCAAAATGCTTTAGCATTATGATGCCCCCACCTAATGTTACAGGAGTGCTTCACATAGGACACGCACTTACTTTTACTCTCCAAGATATTATCACAAGATTTAAACGAATGGAGGGCTTTAAAACACTCTATCAACCCGGTTTAGACCACGCAGGGATTGCTACTCAAAATGTCGTATTAAAACAGCTTTTAGCACAAGGTATAACTAAAGAATCTTTAGGAAGAGAAGCATTTATAGCTAAAGTATGGGAATGGAAAGAGCAAAGTGGGGGGGAGATTCTCAATCAAATGCGTCATCTTGGCATCACACCTGCGTGGTCGCGTTTGCGTTTTACGATGGATAAAGGATTACAAAAAGCTGTAAAAAAAGCCTTTGTGCAATGGTATAATCAAGGGCTTATCGTGCAAGATAATTATATGGTAAATTGGTGCGTGAATGATGGTGCGCTTTCAGATATTGAGGTAGAGTATGAGCAAAATCACGGCAAGCTTTATTATTTGCGCTATCCTATTAAAGATTCTGCTCAATCCCTCATCGTAGCTACCACGCGTCCGGAAACATTTTTTGGCGATACTGGCGTAATGGTCAATCCAAATGATGAACGATATAAGCATCTCATTGGTAAAAGCGTGATTCTCCCATTATTGGGGAGAGAAATACCTATTATAGCAGATTCTCACGTTGATATGAGCTTTGGAAGTGGCTGTGTAAAAGTAACACCTGCCCACGATATGAATGACTACGAAGTAGGTAAAAGGCACAATCTCCCATTTATTACGATTTTTGACGAAAAGGGTATATTCAATAAAAATGCAGGAATCTTTCAGGGACAAGAACGTTTAGAATCTCGCCCTCTTATTGTCCAAAAATTACAAGAAAATGGCTTTGTAGAAAAAATAGAAGATTATACAAATCAAGTTGGTAAATGTTATCGCTGCGGTAACATTGTAGAACCTTATATCTCCAAACAATGGTTTGTCAAAAAAGAAACAGCACATAATGCCATTCAACGTGTCAATAATGGCGAATTACATTTTTACCCTGCACAATGGCTTAATAATTATAATGCGTGGATGAGAGAACTCAAAGATTGGTGTATTTCACGGCAGCTTTGGTGGGGACATAGAATCCCTGTATGGTATTGTGAATGCGGCAATAAAGTCGCTTCAGAATCTGATAATCCTATCTGCCCTCAATGTCAATCCACTATCACAAAGCAAGATGAAGATGTGCTTGATACTTGGTTTAGTTCTGGATTATGGGCTTTTAGCACTTTGGGCTGGGGTAATGAGGATACAAATACTCAACCTCCCCTTTATCACGCAAATGATTTGGCAGAATTTTATCCTAATTCATTGCTTATTACGGGTTTTGATATTTTATTCTTTTGGGTGGCACGTATGATTTTAAGTGGAGAATCCTTACTTGATTCACTGCCTTTTAAAGATGTTTATCTTCACGCACTTGTGCGCGATGAAAATGGGCAAAAAATGAGCAAAAGCAAAGGCAATATCATTGACCCTATGGAAATTATATCCTCTTATGGGGCAGACACACTCCGCTTCACTCTAGCAATTTTATGCGCACAAGGGCGCGATGTGAAACTCTCTACTCAATCTCTTGAAATTTCTAAAAATTTCACAAATAAGCTTTATAATGCTACAAATTTCCTTAATATGTATTTGGAACAACTCGGCGGTAAAGAGGCTTTAAAAAAAGGTTTTGGCGATATTAACCATATACACATAAATACACCACTTGGACAATATATGTTAGTAAGATTCTATACTGCTACAAACGAAGTAAGAGCAGCACTTGAGAACTATCGTTTTAATGATGGGGCAAGTATTCTTTATCGCTTCTTATGGGGAGAATTTTGCGATTGGGGTATTGAACTTGCAAAAGCAAGTAAAGATTCTATTTATGAGCTAGGAGCAATCTTTAAAGCTGCGCTTATACTGCTTCACCCTTATATGCCCTTTATCACAGATGCGCTTTGGCATACGCTCAATGCAAGCGATATACAAACTTCCGATTCTATTATGATTCACTCTTATCCCAAAGCTATGGAAAAAAATGAGCAACACTCGCAGCTAGAGCGGACTTTTGAGGTTATTCAAGATGTCATTACTTCTATCCGCCGATTAAAAGCAATGCTTGAGCTTGGCTCTACAAATATTGAGTGTATTTTTGTCAAACTCAATGCACCATTTGAACACTCACTCCTTGAGCAGTTTGTTTGCAAGCTTGCTAAAGTCAAAACTCTTTGTATCACACAGCAAAAGCCTAAAGATTGCGTAGGGGATGTAAGCAAATATTGTGAATGCTACATACAACTTGGAGAGATTGATTTACAAGCTATTGGCACTCGTTTGCACAATCAACGTCAAAAACTTGAAAAAGAAATTACCAAACTTCAAGCTATGCTTGGAAATGAAAATTTTATAAAAAATGCCCCAAAGGCTGTAATGGAACAAAATCAAAGTGCATTACACAATGCGCAAGAAAAATTGGATAAAATTAACGCTGAACTTATCGCACTTGGATTGCAATCTTAA
- a CDS encoding ATP-dependent helicase, with protein MPLSQLNAQQAEAATASSGHNLIIASAGTGKTATIVGRIAYLLNQGYAPQDILLLTFTNKASSEMLARIGKIFGENLAKNIESGTFHAVAYRFLREHQHIHLKQPKELQMLFKSLYDKRIFTDNDVNPYSAQYLYESYSLFVNSAFSGGFGAWIIQRNPQQEIYIPIYEDVLAEFAALKRQHYYADYNDLLLLYKEALKARQSVLFKEVLCDEYQDTNPLQDSILDALNTPSLFCVGDYDQSIYAFNGADISIISGFREKYKDARVFTLSKNYRSSKHILHLANKVIQNNERIYPKHLEVVKQGDFAPPKLVWYDELFLQYQGIAKHIASSNCSYEDTAIIFRNNSSADGIEASLRELNIPSKRKGSISFFDTKEVRLLLDICSLVHNPRDMMAYIHTLSYGKGIGEVIAKDIYEALFTLGEGNCHKGMFEPNSAIKAYKQRNKNTQLGLFDDFFVLESQARFNEFISPQFASHLILQHPKLNKESAIFLSDFYDMLHSIYTLHSPKVLILRIMNAKFFQGIMHILAHTRAKNKDGSIDDTRLENALESIKRKLSLLYDLSKNYDDLSKFLNAMILGSSEATEGSGVHLLSVHAAKGLEFQNVYVVDLMDGRFPNRKLMSKGGSLEEERRLFYVAITRAKENLVLSFAKKDAIKNIDYTPSIFLYEGELLHKNSVI; from the coding sequence ATGCCACTTTCCCAACTCAATGCCCAACAAGCAGAGGCAGCTACTGCATCAAGCGGACATAATCTTATAATTGCTTCAGCTGGCACGGGCAAAACTGCTACGATTGTAGGGCGCATAGCTTATCTTTTGAATCAAGGTTATGCACCACAAGATATTTTATTGCTTACTTTTACTAATAAAGCAAGTAGCGAAATGCTTGCACGTATAGGGAAAATTTTTGGTGAAAATTTAGCAAAAAATATTGAATCTGGCACTTTTCACGCTGTGGCTTATCGTTTTTTGCGTGAACATCAGCATATTCATCTCAAACAGCCCAAAGAGCTTCAAATGCTTTTTAAAAGTCTTTATGATAAGAGAATCTTTACAGATAATGATGTCAATCCATATTCTGCACAATATCTTTATGAGAGTTATTCACTTTTTGTTAATTCTGCTTTTAGCGGTGGATTCGGAGCGTGGATTATACAGAGAAATCCGCAACAAGAGATTTATATCCCAATTTATGAAGATGTTTTAGCAGAATTTGCAGCGCTTAAGCGCCAACATTATTATGCGGATTATAATGATTTACTTTTGCTTTATAAAGAGGCATTAAAAGCAAGGCAGAGCGTGCTTTTTAAGGAGGTGCTATGTGATGAATATCAAGATACCAACCCTTTGCAAGATTCTATTCTTGATGCGCTTAACACTCCAAGTCTCTTTTGCGTAGGGGATTATGATCAAAGTATTTATGCTTTTAATGGCGCGGATATAAGCATTATTAGTGGTTTTAGAGAGAAATATAAAGATGCGCGGGTTTTTACGCTAAGCAAAAATTATCGTTCAAGCAAACATATCTTACATCTTGCAAATAAAGTTATCCAAAATAACGAGCGCATTTATCCCAAACATTTAGAAGTAGTAAAACAAGGAGATTTTGCTCCACCTAAGCTTGTATGGTATGATGAACTTTTCTTGCAATATCAAGGGATTGCAAAGCATATTGCTTCAAGCAATTGTTCTTATGAAGATACGGCAATTATTTTTCGCAACAATTCAAGTGCTGATGGGATTGAGGCGAGTTTAAGAGAGCTAAATATACCTTCTAAACGCAAAGGAAGCATCAGTTTTTTTGATACCAAAGAAGTTCGCCTTTTGCTTGATATTTGTTCTTTAGTGCATAATCCGCGCGATATGATGGCGTATATTCATACATTGAGCTATGGCAAAGGGATAGGCGAAGTTATAGCAAAAGATATTTATGAGGCACTTTTCACGCTAGGTGAAGGTAATTGCCATAAAGGTATGTTTGAGCCAAATAGCGCAATAAAAGCGTATAAACAACGTAATAAAAATACACAATTAGGGCTTTTTGATGATTTTTTTGTCTTAGAATCCCAAGCGAGATTCAATGAGTTTATCTCGCCACAATTTGCTTCTCATCTGATTTTGCAACACCCCAAGCTTAATAAAGAAAGCGCGATATTTTTAAGTGATTTTTATGATATGCTTCATTCTATATATACATTACATAGTCCAAAGGTGCTTATTTTACGCATTATGAATGCAAAGTTTTTTCAAGGAATTATGCACATTCTTGCGCACACACGCGCAAAAAACAAAGATGGCAGTATTGATGATACGCGTTTAGAAAATGCTTTAGAATCTATTAAGCGCAAACTCTCTCTTTTGTATGATTTATCAAAAAACTATGACGATTTAAGTAAATTTTTAAATGCAATGATTCTAGGTTCAAGCGAGGCAACTGAAGGAAGCGGGGTGCATTTATTGAGTGTGCACGCTGCAAAAGGGTTAGAATTTCAAAATGTATATGTAGTGGATTTAATGGATGGACGATTTCCTAACCGAAAACTTATGAGCAAAGGTGGCAGTTTGGAAGAGGAACGACGGCTTTTTTATGTGGCAATCACACGCGCAAAAGAGAATCTCGTGCTTTCTTTTGCGAAAAAAGATGCGATAAAAAATATAGATTATACTCCCTCTATATTTCTTTATGAGGGCGAATTGCTCCATAAAAATAGTGTGATTTAG
- the fliW gene encoding flagellar assembly protein FliW, translated as MTYELKMPILGFDATKIELEKIDETFSKIRGLDGKQPFEITLINPFSLCDYAFTIPTADERLLDLDESRGDKVEVYCVVVLQKPIENSVVNLMAPFVFNPANACALQVTTLPVAEYPQFSKVLPLKEFLSKEILETLNR; from the coding sequence ATGACTTATGAGCTAAAGATGCCAATTTTGGGTTTTGATGCGACAAAGATAGAGTTAGAAAAAATTGATGAGACTTTCAGCAAAATACGCGGTCTTGATGGAAAACAACCCTTTGAGATTACACTTATCAATCCTTTTTCATTGTGTGATTATGCCTTTACTATCCCAACAGCTGATGAGCGATTGCTTGATTTAGACGAATCAAGAGGTGATAAAGTTGAGGTATATTGTGTAGTCGTGCTTCAAAAGCCTATTGAAAATTCGGTTGTGAATCTTATGGCACCTTTTGTATTTAATCCTGCAAATGCTTGCGCACTTCAAGTTACAACCTTGCCTGTAGCTGAATATCCTCAATTTAGTAAAGTTCTGCCTTTAAAAGAGTTTTTGTCAAAAGAGATTCTAGAGACGCTCAATAGATAA
- a CDS encoding uracil-DNA glycosylase family protein: MKTHILKLLQLKQLYKRVSCGEQYTNTFHHPSQPQAALENNLESIIKNCSLCNRIKHCKEPSFGILNPQSQLCFITEIPLVDEKGVFIQNKSALMIQNIIHNVFRLQMGHISLLSLVKCDAHNPYLDKSNILSCMGFCLTQLQKITPKVCILLGNQVAEHILGQRLEHSRILWHNNKKFLITHSLNELVRNPSLKKEAHNDFLIAKGQL; the protein is encoded by the coding sequence ATGAAAACGCACATTCTCAAGCTTCTTCAGCTTAAGCAGCTCTACAAACGCGTATCTTGTGGTGAGCAATACACAAATACATTTCATCATCCTTCGCAACCACAAGCTGCTTTAGAAAATAATTTAGAATCTATTATTAAAAACTGCTCATTATGCAATCGCATTAAGCACTGCAAAGAACCCTCTTTTGGCATTTTAAATCCCCAAAGTCAGCTTTGTTTTATAACCGAAATCCCTTTAGTTGATGAAAAAGGAGTATTTATCCAAAATAAAAGTGCGCTTATGATTCAGAATATCATTCATAATGTATTCAGGCTCCAAATGGGTCATATATCGCTTTTATCGCTTGTAAAATGTGATGCACATAATCCTTACCTTGATAAAAGCAATATACTCTCCTGTATGGGATTTTGCCTCACACAACTACAAAAAATTACACCAAAAGTATGTATTTTGCTTGGCAATCAGGTTGCTGAGCATATTTTGGGGCAACGTTTAGAACATAGTAGAATTTTATGGCACAATAACAAAAAGTTTTTAATTACTCATTCGCTCAATGAGCTTGTGCGTAATCCATCTCTAAAAAAAGAAGCACATAATGACTTTTTAATTGCAAAAGGACAGCTATGA
- a CDS encoding YkgJ family cysteine cluster protein, with protein MNINKDYPFTFESHACKSCGGKCCTGESGYVFVSIDEMLDIASSLNLDFESFTRSYVRKVGYRFSFIEKADNGALSCIFFNTYTKECNIYKHRPKQCRDFPFWEAHKSLDENALAMLMHECQGIRTKKE; from the coding sequence ATGAATATTAATAAAGACTATCCCTTTACATTTGAATCACACGCTTGCAAGAGTTGCGGAGGGAAGTGCTGCACGGGCGAGAGTGGTTATGTATTTGTAAGTATTGATGAAATGCTAGATATTGCCTCATCATTAAATCTTGATTTTGAATCTTTTACGCGTTCATATGTGCGCAAAGTAGGATATCGATTCTCATTTATTGAAAAAGCTGATAATGGCGCATTATCGTGTATATTTTTTAACACATATACCAAAGAATGCAATATTTATAAACATCGTCCTAAACAATGCCGTGATTTTCCTTTTTGGGAAGCACATAAATCTCTTGATGAAAATGCTCTTGCTATGCTTATGCACGAATGTCAAGGCATACGCACAAAAAAGGAATAA